In Myxocyprinus asiaticus isolate MX2 ecotype Aquarium Trade chromosome 16, UBuf_Myxa_2, whole genome shotgun sequence, the genomic stretch TCAgcaaattatacatatatattttcagGCTGATTTTCTGGGTTGTCAGTGTGACTGATTTGCTGACCACAAATGGGTAATCATTGCTTTTGAGAAGGAAATGTTTTATTAAGTTTACATTTCTAAGATGTTGCTGGCGCATACGTTAACTCATATCTTGAACACAGAGGAGTGCTATTGTATTGAAAGTGTTTGTGTTAGTTAAATCAGTAATTTCCATTTCAAATCATTTTCACATTGCTTTTGattgtaaacattgttttcatCCAAGATGATCATTTGTTTTTGAGCAATTTAAGGATGCATGCACAGGTGTGATGCAGGTAAGCTAACTGCATTAACATTTGCAGGCAACCCTCCCAGACAAGAAGACATGAAATATGTGATGcagcaaattaaatgtaaatttacagTAGATACTATTAAATGGACCATGTAAGTCTATGGATCCTAGAGAGGAAGGAAAATGAGCATGAAAAGCTCAAATATTGTACAAGTTTTAATAACATATATCATAAATAGTAATATTACCATTTTTTAGAGATATTTGgccatttatataatatataaataataataaaaaaaatagcttttttgcCTTACGGCCCTGATACTATGGGGAAAAACatggcttcattttctttgagcaaaatataatttatttcttttgatttgggggtgaactaATACCTGGACACTATGGAAAGGATAGCTTGACTCTGTTGCTTCGTGACAAGCCCTTTATATCCATCTCATAAACCCCAAATACATTGAAAGTCTAAAAGTTAACATTCTGAAAATATCACCGTAACCACAGAAACCTCGTCACTGTATCATATCTTTCTGCATGTgtgttgcaaaatgttttgtcagcAATAACACATAATAGCACGAGATTCCTTGATGCATTTCCTTAGATGCCTTATCTATTTATAATGTGTTTGACCCAGTTCTAAATGTACTTCAAGTCCTGAACACAATTGTTTGGCTTAGTCAGTCTCACATATTAAACTGTGTTTTTAGTACCAATAAGTGTCCTACTTAACAAAAGTAGGATTCTTTACTTCCCTAAAGTTCTTGTTTGTGGTTAAAATACTAGTAGATAAGATACTGTTGCCTTTAAACAATTAAAGTGGTCATGTCttgaggaatcacatttttcttcatattttgactaataagaggtcattgtgctataaaaacatactgtaagtttcagaactcataacttcctctccagtccgaaaagagcatttttatttttttttaaattggctacattgaccccatttccacctggtattaagatgcgtcttgggTGATCCCATCACATGTGGTcaagtgagacacatcactgtttacacctggagACTTAAATGCATGTCCTGTGTCcagttgtgttcagatttggtggggagggtctctgtttcataacaacatacatcaatcactatgtcagtgtgttactgcatgataataaagcgtaacaaattcagaaaagacaaagaaagcatgaaaaaaatggtgcgctgtttctcccagatgctgtTAAAAttgaatctaagcacaaacacaacatgtcaagtagaattatccgttattttagtggattacctgtattaaaggagcttcaggtgttcgtgatTGTCacctgtgttgatatcagacacactaaagaagatccgtgaagctctcttGATCatgtatgtatccactttttaaaattttcagattGGACAGTCATTTCCTTTAAAGCTGCTCAtaaatggcaaagtttaaactgttgttttaacacagcagttgattgacaggtgacgggtggcacttcactgctgctgggacgcatagaggacggattagtgtttacacctcaaatgcgatctgGTCACAAGCagttttgaccacattcgtatgtggtttttgtgatcctatcacaaaacattttagaccccatttagacctgtatttggggctgaccacatgtgatcggatcacccaaaacgcatcttaacaccaggtggaaatggggtcattGAAACGTCACAGTACAGTGTCATTTGAATAACCCCGCTTCCACAACATAAGTATTTGTCGCGGTGAACTGAAAGAATGGCTGAGGTACTTTAACTCTGAAGGTGGTActatttttactgtagtttactTTTAACCAACGAAAGGATTACGATGTGAAGTAACATCCCCGGAAGTTGTTGTGTTCCTGCTTGTGAAAAAACTGAATCTCTGCATAGCTTTCTGAAGGATCCTAACGTTAGGAATGAGTGACTTATTTAAACAAAGTTACTGAACGCGTCAATGTGTGATTATACGTTTTGTTCGGATTCTTTTGGGAACTATTATGATTCAGACTTTGCAAGGAAACTTATATTGAATGATGTAGAGTGCCAACTATACTGGACACAACAGTAATGCCAGtaacaaatttaaagggatagttcacccaaaaatgaaaattcagtcattgtttactcaccactgtgttgttataaccctatatgactttatttctttttctaaacacaaagggagaaattgtgaaaaatgtagtactcagtgatgtcatacaatgacagtttatggtgaccacctcttcaagcttcaaaagaacgcaaaagtataattcagaagtctaataaattattccatgagactcatgattagTTATGAaagaatacgataaggtttggtgagaaacaaactgaaattgaatgtattatttagtgaaaatgttaactgactgttgatctcctgtgtgcgttcatgatagggcacgagagcaacagttcatgaaGCCCTCACGCGatattggggcgttcaagtgaaaattCGTTTGTTTATcaaaaaacaggtcctccacagcgatagtgacaacagaacacaacacagctgcacacaaaacagagaacataacttactaaacatgtctgaagactTTTGTAGTAgatgaattgatgcatttctatgcccagccttattttttatttattttttaagtttttggactggtgccagttcacagcggaCGGAGTTACCCGtgcgatgccgaaaatagaaaacaagcgatcgatagaatgtaccatcACTCGTTATTgcaagttaggacaaaaactctgattaccattgAAAATGTACCTTTTATCACATGTCATTtgctgtcaggttaggacacggtgtgactgtggctgcctgtagcctcctctatgtttctgtttgatttccaagtACCAAGTAAAAATAATTCTTCGACTACAATCTCTTCAgtcatgtttagtaagttctgttctctgctttgtgtgcatctgtgttgtgttcagttgtcactatcgctgtggcagacctgtttttagataagcaaaactagttttcgcTTGATCACCCCAATGTCCCGAGggtgctgcgtgaactgttgctctcgtgccctatcatgaacacgcaCGGGAGGTCAACGGccagtgaacatttttactaaataatacattagatatcggtttgtttcacaccaaatcttatcatatgctttcataacaatcatgagtctcatggaataatttattagacttctgaatcatacttttgtgttcttttgaagcttgaagaggtggtcaccataaactgccattgtatgacatcattgagcacaacatttttcacagtttctctctttgtgttaagaaaaagaaagtcatataaggttataacaacacaagggtgagaaaCGGTTCTTGAATTTGTATTATTCTGCTGATGCAAATGAAGTACTGTACTAAAATAGCCTGACAGCATTTCCTGCAGTGCTATTTAGCACCAGCGCCCTACTGAATCATAGTGCAAAATATACAGTGCGAccggtgtaatctgattaaactgtgattaaaaatggtttaaggaatgaaaacagaacattttGGTAATTTTTGTAGAACATAACTGAAAACGGGAACaaaatccctttcaattgttccaaaGTGAATTGCTTATAAAAAAATTTGGTAACTGGTAAATAAcctgttaattttgttctgataatctttttaataaaaatcatagACCAAAGGTTTACACCACTTCCcgttgcccaaaaaatggggcttCACTCTTTTAGTAGAACATAAGCATGTGcttttatgatttctatgctgataatagAATCAAATAGAATAATTCTCTCAcactggaaaaataaataaatattgcttatatttgtacttacatttttacatattttgggTGAGGTAAATCCcttattttggtcttgttttctagaccaggtcgcttgtttctcttgtgagatctggtaGCACAGCAACTgttatatcacccacccttagcacagagtattgtcattttaaaaataatgttattaaccattctaTTTTTCattctaaccagttaccatttggaaaggaggctgcggaacacCGTAACTGGAATGAAaaagtttctgctcagaacgaaccaaaatgaaaaacatattgttttttgtcccagcgtgaccagtgtagtccaattgccaaactaatgactctgatgagtcagttcttttaaatctataACTTGAAACACAGAGAGTCAGAAAAGCATTCTGCCTGTGGACCATTTTGCATATCTGGATTTGCTGACATGTTTTTTGAGAGAGGTGTTAAAGTTAGCAAACTGGCTGAAACCGCCTACAACACTTTTAATCTGTACAAGATGTGAAACTTAACATTAAAATAGTTGTCTCTCTTTACAGGGTTGTATACTTGGTATAAATGGTGACAATGGTGTGGACAGTGACCCGCAGTTACCTGGTGTTATCTGTGTATGGATTCACTTGGATCACAGGCCTTCCTACCAACATCCTGGCTTTCTACACCTTTTGCCAGAAGATTCGCCAGAGGTGCACCCCCATAAATGTCCTGCTACTCAGCTTAAATATTTCTGACCTGATCTTCCTCTTTGTCCTCCCATTCCATATGGTAGAGGCGGCCAATATGAAATGGACACTACCATACTTCCTCTGCCCACTATCTGGTTTCATCTTCTACACCACGATCCACAACAGCACCCTCCACCTGATGGCCATCAGCGTGGACCGTTACCTGGGCGCAGCCTTTCCCATAAGATACAAGCTAAATCGTAATCCCCGAATGGCAGTTATAGCCAGTGTTGGATTCTGGGTGGTATCCATGGCGCACTGCAGTATCATCTATTTCATGCAATATCACCAACATTTAAACCCCAACATCACAGATCCGTCCAAGCGGAACACTTGTTATGTGGAATTCAGCTCCGAACAGCTCAAAATCCTCCTGCCGTTCCGTCTGGAGCTCTTCATTGTGCTCTTCTGCATGCCTTTCCTCATCTGCTGCTTCTGCTACATTAAGTGCATCCACATTCTCTTCAATCTACCCAGTGTCAGCTCTAAGAAACGGATCAGGGCCATTGGGGTGGCATTGGCCACTCTTCTGGTCTTCATTATCTGTTTCATGCCCTTCAGCATATCACATGTGGTGGGATATGTAGGCAACTACAGCCCTGAGTGGCGAATGCATGCTCTACTTATCAGCACACTTAACGCCTCTCTCGACCCATTCATATTCTACTTCTCTTCCTCAGCACTCAGAGAGATTTTAAGGAATGTCTTGCAGAAGCTGGTCAGGCGGCTACACCTACACTGCTCTAGCTTGGCTCTCTACTGCCCCATATTGAACCGTGGGAAAACAGAGGAGAGAACACAGAGCTCTAACAACAGCTTCTGCTAACATATCAAGCCAATGTTGCATTAATTGACCTGCTGAGTGCCATTTTCgcatttctttctgtttttttttctcagtcaaGCATTGTTAATGCCAGTCAAGCTAGTCCAAATACAGTTAATGTCATTCTGATATGCCACTGACCAATGCTAAATGGTTAGTGATTGGACAGCTGAGGAGCAGCTAAAAATGGTTCCAAAGGAAAATCAAGCAGACACAAATTGATTGCAATATGTTTTCACCTAAAGGCTGGATTACACATCCTGACTTTAAGACCAATTTTTGCCTAGATTTTTACTCTGGCCAAGTCAGTGTTCATCAGTGGAAGTCATCTCTAGACTGCAGATTTTGGGCCAGCTGGAGTTGACAGATTTCACAGAAAATCTCGTATTATGTGATGGGTAGACTCTGATTTCTTACCCTCAgacaatagctgcttttccaccattgggccgaacGGCTCTTGTTACGTAACCATGCAGTTATGTACCAATCTTGGCTTGTTGACGAGGTTAAAGTTTCTTTTATCACTATGTTACagtgaaatcaggattagaaaGGACTGACTCCGCAAGTGACCAATTGTGAGTCGCTATGTCACTTAAGGCGTTCCATAAGCAAAGTTTTCTGGTAAGAAATCTGGGTTTGTAATTGTACTGCACTGTACTTAAATGGAAATGGGACTGTTATTCAGCGTGCTCAGAACCGCTCGgactgatggtggaaaagcactaTATGATTCCATTTAGTAGAGGAAATCTCGTAGTGTACTGTATAAAGCTCCATGACTCAAAGCTGAAATCATATagtgagcagccaatggaaatcgaGCGCATTTGGCCATGAAGCTCAAGAAATAGAATTAGTGAACAAGCACTAACTAGCCAATTTCTAACACCATCTAGAGGCCATAGTGGCTACCTTTTTCCACCCAAGACATGACTGTCAGTTAGTGTATTATCCTCGCTGTTTTGGTATGTGATGCCCAGTGTCCATTTGTAGCCATTTACAAAGTCTGAAAGTGTGTGATAACTAGTATTTTTTTTAGAATCGGCTCAGACTGTAAAAGTTGTGTAGTGCAATCCAGCCTTAATTCTTTGCAAAGATGTCAGAAAACCTCCACTTTCACTCACAATTTATTAATCTGTCAAGTGCAACTAAATTAGATACTGGAAAACAGACCATTGTTTAAGACCACAAACCACGATCAAGATCCAGATCGAGAGACCAAATGATAAGACCCAGATCAAGGCCATGCTTATGTGACCTCGAAAGGTCTCAAGACAAAGACAACACAATCAAGCAAGCACATATTTTGCGCAAAGCAATTCCACCTAACACTTTGCAAAGGTGTCAGAAAACCTTCACCTGCAGCAGCACACATTTTTCTCACAGTTAATTGAAGAGTGCAATAAGACCAGTTTAGAGGTAGACCAGTTTAAGTTCTTTAACTGTATCTCTCATTTATGCTACAACATTTTCTAACAGCATTACTACAAATACagttaataaaacaaagatattttggcACAACCTTGTGTAACATTTCTTTGTTACTTTTACTTCTTATTCAATAAAGGAAACTCATTCTAATCTCTGAATGTGCATCCGTTCTTTGTTTCACCATACTAAGCCAGTTACATATTGCACATGAGTTTCTAGATCAAACAAGATCAAACATCTCCTCAGAAGACCAAACAAAATGTCAATCTGTTACTGTGTGCAAAGTTATGGCATCAGGATCCTCAACAAGTTTGATTTTTAATCATTTCATTCTGTTTATTTTATCTGCTCCCTATCATGTCTGATAATTAATCTGATATATCAGCTGCTTATTTaggttatttatttatcaatatgTTGTTTAATATTGCTTTGGTTATGTCACTGTTCACAGCAATGTGTCTATGTCTAGTGCAGATGGGGGCACGTTTGAGGTACATGTAAGTGCGGTTAAACCAGGGGGCCCAAGAGAATCAGATTTTCTCCATGCCAGAGAAGCAGGCCCAGATATGAGAGTAGAGAGCCATCTCGAGATGAACCAAACCTCTGCTCACACAAAGCCTGAGGTAAGTATACATCATCCTTACTACCTCCACTATGTGTTTCTTAGCAAAGGTAACTCTGCACCAAGGACATAGCCGCCAAGCTCTCTTTTACTCTGGTGCTGAACCACCACAGATATTCTAGGTGAACCAGCAGTGGAAGCCGCAAGCCAGATCTCGGAAAAGGACCTCTCCTCAGACAGAGGTGTGTTTCGAACCAGAGTTCACTGGTCTTCTAGAAGCATACTGTTGCTTCTCGTCTGCTAGTGTGGAGTGTAGTATTCTACTGGGAATTACCCCGATTCACACATTTATACATGAAATGTCACCATTAGCGGTCGACCGTTATATTGTTGAGGCATTTTTAGGTTATCAGTATCCGCTGATTGAGCATATCCAGCGATTTCTTCCCGTGAAGCACGCATTCATGATATCAGTCTGGATCAAGAATGTACCTCACGACTGATGTGAATTATGAATGTTTTGTAACGATTAAAGACACTattaaatgacaaatgggtcacgtggatgtcatctttggacacacattacacgaaacaacttttactctcaacacacagtgaaaggatctcgctgctgaatactccaccagtatactacacaattactggtgaaaTGTGAACATTTATCAACCAGTCgccaatatacattttagtcgcatagtgcaaaatttggttgcaaaaacGAGTTATTTTCTCTCATTGTAGTTGAGGGTTGCACGTAGATTCGATCGATCTTGGTATTTAAGgatcgatatcgagatcattcaaatgaagatcgtgatgcgtCAGataatcgatatttttacccacccctattgcCAAAAGTCACGCATTTTGCGACGCCTATTTCCAAAAGTCACGCATTTTGCGACGCCTATTGTCACGTATTAAAGCGGCAAATTTTACTTGTTATTTTTACAAAGTCGTTTTTGTGTGATATTTTGAGTACATTTTATGCTTAATAAAACCTCCAttgaaatctagtttaaaacgt encodes the following:
- the LOC127454309 gene encoding free fatty acid receptor 3-like — translated: MVTMVWTVTRSYLVLSVYGFTWITGLPTNILAFYTFCQKIRQRCTPINVLLLSLNISDLIFLFVLPFHMVEAANMKWTLPYFLCPLSGFIFYTTIHNSTLHLMAISVDRYLGAAFPIRYKLNRNPRMAVIASVGFWVVSMAHCSIIYFMQYHQHLNPNITDPSKRNTCYVEFSSEQLKILLPFRLELFIVLFCMPFLICCFCYIKCIHILFNLPSVSSKKRIRAIGVALATLLVFIICFMPFSISHVVGYVGNYSPEWRMHALLISTLNASLDPFIFYFSSSALREILRNVLQKLVRRLHLHCSSLALYCPILNRGKTEERTQSSNNSFC